A portion of the Oncorhynchus gorbuscha isolate QuinsamMale2020 ecotype Even-year linkage group LG19, OgorEven_v1.0, whole genome shotgun sequence genome contains these proteins:
- the LOC124005330 gene encoding lens epithelial cell protein LEP503-like, giving the protein MHPQRPLPQAMPSSLGQNLRDMAMGLGRGKNFLGGNIAYGFIQSLKECLYFVLCCWCIKEILD; this is encoded by the coding sequence ATGCACCCCCAGCGTCCTCTCCCCCAGGCCATGCCCTCCTCCCTCGGGCAGAACCTGCGTGACATGGCCATGGGCCTAGGCAGAGGGAAGAACTTCCTTGGTGGGAACATTGCCTACGGCTTCATCCAGTCCCTCAAGGAGTGCCTCTACTTCGTACTCTGCTGCTGGTGCATCAAGGAGatactggactga